In the Calonectris borealis chromosome 11, bCalBor7.hap1.2, whole genome shotgun sequence genome, one interval contains:
- the FBXL22 gene encoding F-box and leucine-rich protein 22 — protein sequence MHITQLNRECLLHLFSFLDKNSRKSLAKTCHKLLEVFQDPLLWSLLNFHSPAELKKDNFLLGPALKYLSICWYSERVKVCNIEDWMKNSFQKDFCNRHENTVNDFLLEVCNRCPNLLSLTLSGCGHVTDDCILLLLKNCPNLKTLKLENCVRITDQTLEAVTLYGGSLQTLHVDFCRNITQTGLERVREKCPLVMLRAERSANMIPDNKPGKKLMLEKASKLVQL from the exons ATGCATATAACCCAGCTGAATCGGGAATgccttttacatttattttcttttctggacaAAAACAGTAGGAAAAGTTTAGCAAAAACATGTCACAAGTTGCTAGAAGTGTTTCAGGATCCTTTACTGTGGTCTTTGTTGAACTTTCATTCTCCAGCGGAACTAAAGAAGGATAATTTTCTCCTGGGACCTGCTTTAAAATACTTATCCATCTGCTGGTATTCAGAGAGAGTCAAGGTGTGTAACATTGAGGACTGGATGAAAAACAGTTTCCAGAAAGACTTCTGTAACAGGCATGAAAACACTGTCAATGATTTTTTACTAGAAGTTTGCAACAG ATGTCCAAACCTGCTATCTCTGACCCTCTCTGGATGCGGCCATGTTACAGACGATTGCATCTTGCTTCTTCTCAAGAACTGCCCAAACCTCAAGACACTCAAACTGGAAAACTGTGTGCGGATCACTGACCAGACACTAGAAGCAGTAACCCTCTATGGGGGATCACTGCAAACGCTCCACGTGGATTTCTGCCGGAACATAACACAAACTGGTCTAGAGAGAGTCAGGGAAAAATGTCCTTTGGTAATGCTGAGAGCAGAGAGAAGTGCTAACATGATTCCAGACAATAAGCCAGGAAAAAAGTTGATGCTTGAAAAAGCATCAAAATTGGTTCAGCTTTAA